The following are encoded together in the Cololabis saira isolate AMF1-May2022 chromosome 5, fColSai1.1, whole genome shotgun sequence genome:
- the ciao2a gene encoding cytosolic iron-sulfur assembly component 2A → MEEKALEVYDVIRSIRDPEKPQTLEELEVVTEQCVEVQELGEDEYLIIIKFSPTVPHCSLATLIGLCLQVKLQRCLPFKHKLEIYISEGTHSTEEDINKQINDKERVAAAMENPNLREIVEQCVTEPDD, encoded by the exons ATGGAAGAGAAGGCTCTGGAAGTGTACG ACGTGATCCGGTCCATCCGGGACCCGGAGAAGCCCCAGaccctggaggagctggaggtggTGACGGAGCAGTGTGTGGAGGTGCAGGAGCTGGGAGAAGACGAGTACCTGATCATCATCAAGTTCTCCCCCACCGTCCCTCACTGCTCGCTGGCCACGCTCATCG gTCTGTGCTTACAGGTGAAGCTGCAGAGATGTTTGCCATTTAAACACAAG ttGGAAATTTATATTTCAGAAGGAACCCATTCTACTGAAGAGGACA TTAATAAACAGATCAATGATAAGGAGCGCGTGGCGGCCGCCATGGAGAACCCCAACTTGAGAGAGATTGTGGAGCAGTGCGTTACAGAACCAGACGACTGA